TTGAAAAATTTTGCGCACCCAGCTATTGAGAATCCTAAGCCTGTAACTATCGATTTTAGTAAAAAGATCTTGATTATTACTGGTGTCAATGCGGGTGGGAAGACGATGCTTCTCAAATCAATTTTAGCAGCTGCTTACCTAGCAAAATATCTTATTCCCATGAAATGTGATGAAAAAAGCCATATAGGAAGATTCAAAGAAATTATTCCAATCATTGAAGATCCTCAAAATGTAAAAAACGATATTTCCACATTTGCTGGGCGAATGCTTGCTTTTAGTAAACTTTTTCAAAAAAATGATGCATTAGTGGGAGTTGATGAGATTGAGCTTGGGACTGATAGCGATGAAGCAGCAACGCTTTTTAAGGTAATCTTGGAAGATCTTTTGAAAAAAGATATAAAGATAGCTATCACAACGCATCATAAACGTCTCGCATCATTGATGGCTGCGCATGAAGATGTAGAGCTTTTGGCTGCAATGTATGATGAAGAAAAGGGTGTACCAACCTATGAGTTTTTGCAAGGGATTATTGGAAAAAGTTATGCTTTTGAAACAGCAAAACGCTATGGAATTCCACAAAGAATAGTAGCTAGAGCAGTAGAAGAGTATGGTGAGGATCAAGCAAAGCTGAGTGAGTTAATAGAGCGGGGGAGTGAGTTAGAAAGAGAGCTACGACGTAAAAATAAAGAATTAGAAAATGAACTAGAGCTTGTACGAAAAAATCGTATTTTGCTTGATGAAGAGCGTAGTGCAGTTTATGAAAAGCTACAAGCTGAAAAAGCTAAACTCCAAGCTCTTTACAAAGAAGCAATTGACGAGGCAAAAGCTGCTATTAAAGCTAAAGAGACAAAAGAGGCACATCGCCACCTTACTCAAGCTGCACAGAAAGCAAAAAAAGCAACAATTAAAAAACCTGAGCCAAAAGAGCTTAAAGTTGGCGATGAGGTCAAATACAAAAAGACAAAAGGTGTTATTGTAGGTATAAGAGACAAAGAAGCAACAATCGAAGCAGAAGGTATGAAACTGCGAGTGCCATTAGCAGATCTTAAACCTACGAAAATTATCAAAAAGAAAGCAAAAGCAAAACTAAAAGTATCTAAACCTTCAAAACTTTCTGTTAAGCTCGATCTCCATGGCTTAAGAGTTGAAGAGGCACTTGAAAAAACTGATAAATTTTTAAGTGATGCTTTGCTTGCAGGATTTGATGAGGTGCTTATATATCATGGAGTAGGAAGTGGGAAATTAGCTCGTGCAGTGAGGGAGTTTTTAAAAGAGCATCCAAGAGTTAAAAGCTTTCATGATGCTCCTGCGAATATGGGAGGTATGGGGGCAACGGTTGTTGAACTCTAATATTATATAATAACCCCAAAAATTTAATTGATCAGAAAGTAGTCTAAGTATGGAAAAAATTTGTGTTCTCGGCCTCGGCTACGTAGGCCTACCATTAGCAGTAGAGTTTGGCAAAAAGTATAAAACTATTGGATTTGATATCAATGCCAAAAGAATTGAAGAGCTGCAAAATGGAATAGATAGAACATTAGAAGTAAACAAAGAAGAACTTGAAGAAGCTAAAAACCTCTCATTTACCTCTTCAATAGATGAGATTAAAGATGCAAATATCTATATCATCACTGTTCCAACCCCCATAGATGAGCATAAAAATCCAGATCTTACTCCTCTCATCATGGCTAGTAGAACAGTTGGCAGAGTATTGAAAAAAGGTGATATTGTTATCTATGAATCTACTGTCTTTCCAGGATGTACTGAAGAGGTGTGTGTACCAGAATTAGAGCGTGAAAGTGGTCTTATATTTAATAAAGATTTTTTCTGTGGCTACTCTCCAGAGAGAATCAATCCAGGAGATAAAAAACATCGCCTTCCAACTATTAAAAAGGTAACAAGTGGCAGTACTCCAGAAATTGCAAAAAAGGTAGATGAGCTCTATAAAAGTATCATCACAGCCGGAACTCATCTAGCACCAAGCATCAAAATAGCAGAGGCTGCAAAAGTGATAGAAAATGCTCAAAGAGATATTAATATCGCATTTGTTAATGAACTGGCTTTAATTTTTGATAGATTAGATATAGATACACTCGATGTATTAGAAGCTGCTGGCACAAAATGGAACTTTCTACCCTTTCGTCCAGGTCTTGTTGGAGGACACTGCATTGGAGTAGATCCCTATTACTTGGCTTATAAAGCAAAAGAGGTAGGATACCATCCACAAATAATACTTGCTGGTAGAAGAACCAACGATGAGATGGGCATCTTTGTAGCCAATAAAGTAGTAAAACTCCTCATCCATAAAGGACACAAAGTAAAGGGGAGCAAAGCATTAGTACTTGGAATAACCTTTAAAGAGAACTGTCCGGATATTAGAAATAGTAGAGTCATTGATGTCATTAACGAACTGCAAGATTTTGGCATTGAAGTAGATGTATATGATCCTTGGGCAGAGAGTGAGGAAGTCAAAAGAGAATATAACCTTGAGCTTTTAACAAACGAGCCAAACTTTGCAGAGTATGACTCAATTGTTTTAGCTGTAGCCCATGAGCAGTTTAGAAAGCTTGATTATCAAAAGATACCGAAATCAAGTGCGGTTTTTGATATTAAGGGTGTGCTGCCAAAAGATATAGTGGAAGGGAGATTATAGTGAAAAATTTTGCCTTAATAGGAGCGGCTGGATATATAGCTCCAAGACATATGAAAGCAATAAAAGAGACAAATAACAATCTTGTAGCAGCGATGGATAGATGCGATAGTGTAGGGATTATAGACAGCTATTTTCCAGATGCAGATTTTTTTACAGAATTTGAGAGATTTGATAGGTATGTGGATAAATTAAGGCGAAAAGGAGAACAGATTGATTATGTAAGTATCTGTTCACCAAACTATTTGCATGACGCACATATTAGATGGGCTTTGCGAAGCGGAGCCGATGCGATATGTGAAAAACCCCTTGTTCTCAATCCTTGGAATATCGATGGATTGGAAGAGATAGAAAAAGAGAGTGGTAAAAAAGTATATAATATTTTACAGCTTCGTTTGCATCCTTCTATCATCGCTTTAAAAGAGAAAGTGCAGAAAGAACTGCAAGAAAATCCAAATAAAATTTATAATATAGATTTAACGTATTTAACAAGTCGAGGCCACTGGTATTTTGTAAGTTGGAAAGGTGATGAGAGCAAAAGTGGTGGTATAGCTACTAATATAGGCATTCATTTTTACGATATGCTCTCATGGATCTTTGGTGAGATAGAAGAGAATATCGTCCATATCAAGACTCCATATGCCAATGCTGGCTATATGAAGCTCAAAAATGCAAATGTCCGGTGGTTTTTGAGCGTAAAATATGACTATATTCCAGAAGAGATCAAACAAAAGGGACAAAGAACTTTCAGAAGTATCACTGTGAACGGCGAGGAGATCGAATTTAGTGGAGGATTTACCGATCTTCATACCAAAAGCTATGAGGAGATCCTCAAAGGTAACGGCTTTGGACTCAAAGAGGCCAGAAATTCAATTGAAATAGTCTCGACTATTCGCCATTTGAAGCCTATTGGTCTTAGAGGCGAGTATCATCCCTTTTGCAAAAAGGTGATAAATGAGTAAGTTTTTCATTCACGAGAGTGCTTATATCGATGAGCCGGTTGAGATAGGAGAGGGGACGAAAATTTGGCATTTTTGTCACATACTTCCCAATACGATCATAGGGAAAAATTGCTCTTTTGGCCAAAATTGTGTGGTGGGCCCAAAGGTAAAGATAGGTAACAATGTCAAAGTGCAAAACAATATATCCATCTATGAGGGTGTGGAGATAGAAGATGATGTATTTTTGGGACCTTCCATGGTCTTTACTAATGTCATCAATCCAAGAGCCTTTATCAATCGCAAAAATGAATTTAAAAAGACTCTCTTGAAGAAAGGATGCTCGATAGGAGCGAATGCGACAATCGTATGTGGTGTGACGATTGGAGAATATGCACTAATTGGAGCCGGGGCGGTAGTGAATAGAAATGTAAAACCCTATGCTCTCATGGTAGGAGTACCGGCAAGACACATTGGATGGGTCGATAAAGCAGGAAATAAAATGAAGTTTGATGAAAATGGAATTGCAACGGATAGTTATGATGGGACAAAATATAAGCTTCAAGATAATGGATTAAAGGTTTTAGGATGAAGATAGATTTTGCAAATCTAACCTATCAATATCAGCTCTATAAAGATGAAATCGATGAGGCGATACAAAAAGTCTTGAATCATGGCAAATATATCATGGGGCCAGAGGTAGGTGAGCTTGAAGAAAAACTTTGTGAATTTACAAATGCAAAAAATGCAGTTACTTGCTCATCTGGAACTGATGCTCTCCTTTTGGCAATGATGGCACTGGATCTTAAGCCAGGAGATGAAGTAATAACGACACCTTTTACATTCATAGCAACAGCTGAGACGATCGCACTACTTGGAGCTAAGCCTGTATTTGTAGATATTGATGAACAAACGTACAATATCAATACATCTAAAATAGAAGAAAAAATTACAAATAAAACCAAAGGAATCATTTCTGTAAGTCTTTATGGCCAGCCAAGTGACTTGGATGAGATAAATGAATTTTCAAAAAGATGCAATCTCTTTCATATCATCGATGGAGCACAGAGCTTCGGTGCCACTTATAAAGGTAAAGCAGAAGTTCATTATTGTGATATCTATACCACCTCTTTTTTTCCAGCCAAGCCACTTGGCTGCTATGGGGATGGTGGAGCAGTTCTGGCAAACAGTGATGAATTGGCACAAAAGATAAGAATGCTCAGAGTACATGGGCAAAACAAGAGATATCATCATAAATATATAGGACTTGGGGCAAGACTCGACACTATTCAAGCAGCCGTTTTATTGGTAAAACTAAAATATTATAAAAAAGATTTGGCTTTAAGACAGGAAGTTGCAAAAAAGTATAGTAAGAAATTAAAAAATGTTAAAAACATAATTTTACCTTTTGTAAAAGAAGATAGAACGAGTGCCTGGGCACAATATAGTATCAGGGCTCTAAATAGAGATGAACTTCAAGAAAAATTAAAAGAATCAGGCATTCCAACGGTAGTGCATTATCCGATGCCACTTCATATGCAAAAATGCTTCAATTATTTAGGATATAAAAAAGGAGATTTTCCAGTAGCTGAAAAAGTCAGTGAAGAGATTATGAGTCTGCCTATGAATCCATATTTGAGTAATGATGAAATCGATTATATTACCCAAAAGGTAGCAGAATTTGCTAAATAAATTAAAACCAAAAAGTGAATTTTCTAAAAATGTTTTAACTCTAATGACAGGGACCACTATTGCTCAGGCAATTCCAATAGCTATAAGTCCTATTCTTACAAGACTCTATACTCCGGAAGATTTTGGAGTGTTCGCACTTTTTATATCTTTAGTTTCTATTTTTGGAAGTATAGCAAATGGAAGATATGAATTCGCTATAATGCTTCCAAAAAAAGATGAAGATGCTATAAATATTTTCGCATTGGGTTTTATTATAAATGTGGCTTTATCACTATTTTTATTATTAATGGTTATTGTTTTTCATGATTTATTTATAAGTTTATTAAATAATAAAGAGATTTCCCTTTGGTTGTATCTTGTTCCTTTTAGTGTGTTTTTGATAGGTTGTTTTAATTTATTAAATTATTATAATAATAGATTAAAAAATTATAAAGATTTAGCAAAAGCTAATGTGTATAAATCGGTTGTTACAGCAGTAGTTCAATTATCTATTGGATTTATAAAACAAAGTACAATAGGACTTATTAGTGGTCAAATTATTTCACAAATTTTTGCAAATACAAAACTTCTAAGAAATATTATAAAAGATAAAATACTTTTATTAAAAATTTCAAAAGTAAAAATGATAGCAGTAGCAAATAAATATAAAGATTTTCCGAAATTTAATGTACCTCATGCTGTAATGAATACGTTATCTTCTAATATGCCTGTTCTTATAATAAACTTTTTTTTTGGTAGTACTTCAACTGGTTTTTTTGCTATAGCAAATAAAGTTTTATTGTTACCAGTAGGGTTATTTACTTCTTCATTTAGTCAAATTTTTTTACAAAAAATTACATATAATAGAAATAATAGAATTGATCAAGAAAAATTTATTAATAAGGTAGTATTTAAATTATTAGGATATTCTTTTTTCCCTTTCTTTATTGCTTTTATTTTTTTACCAAATATTTTTGGGATAATTTTTGGTAAGAATTGGATTATAGCAGGAGAATATGCCCAAATACTTATACCAATGCTTTATTTGACTTTTACAGGAAGTATATTATCAAATATTATTATTGTATACAATGAACAAAAAAAAGCATTTAAAATAGAAATTATAAATACTATAGTGAAATTATTTTCTTTATTATTCGGTGGAATTTTAGAAGATTTGAAATTAGGACTATTTTTATATTCGTTAAGTGGAGTATTGATAACAACTTATAGAATAATCTGGTATAAGTCAATAATTAGGGAGAAAAATGAAATATAAAATAATGGATAATGCTGTTAATATTAATATAGTAAACCACAAATTAAGAGAATTACTAGAAAAAGAACTAAGAATTTATAAAAAAACTCAAGAAAATGAAAATATTAAAATAAATATTGTTGATAAATTAAAAATTAACAATAAATATTCCAACAATCCTTCTATCCATACGACTTTTAGAAATGGTTTTCTTGCTAATTTCGGTGGTAATAAAGTCTTATATAAAAAAAATGATAATATTATAGAAATTGATGTAGAAATAAATATGAAAAAAAATTATTTACGTAAATTTTTGAATATTTCATATCGATACAATTTTGAAAATATAGGTCATATTATACATGAATTAATTTTAGTACCTACTATCTTCTTTTTTTATAATAAAGCAATAGTTCACGCTTCATCCATGAAACATCATAGAAAAGAAAAAACTATATTATTTGGAGGTACAGGTGGAGTCGGAAAAACATCTCTTGAACTATTATTGTGTAAAGAATTGGAATATTCTTTTATATCAGATGATATAGCAATTATTGATAACATTGGTAATATATATCCAAATCTATCATATCCTAAAATTTATGCGTATAATGTAATAAATAATAATAAATTAAAGAAACTGATTTTTAAAAATAAGAATTTTATGGACAAATTGCAATGGAACATTATGAGAAAATTAAAAGGCGATAGTGGAGTTAGAAGAGCAATATCTCCTTTATTGCTATATAATAACATTGAAACAGGAAAAAATAAAATAGATGAATATTATATATTGTATAAAACAAATACTATTAATCAAATTACCATAGAAAAACTGAATTCTGAAAATGCTGCCTATTTAAGTTTAAAAATTATTAGAAATGAATATAATTCAATTTTTCAACATATTATATGGCATGAATATAATTGTAGTTTAATGAAGTACAAGCCAATTTTAAAAATAGATGAAATATTAAATAGATGGTTAAAAATATATTTAAACGTATTTAAAAATATTCAATGCTATTTAGTTAAAATACCAACGAGTATAGATCATAATGATTTTTTGTCATTTATGAAGAATAAGTTTAAATAATGATTAAAATTATATTAATAACTTCATCATTTCCTTATTTGTCTGGAGAACAATTTTTGGAGACAGAAACCAAATATTATAATCAGCATCCAGATGTAGAACTTATTATAATGCCTCTAACTAATCATAGAAAAAAAAGGAAAATAGATGAAAATATTAAAATGGATACATATTTAATAGATAACAAATTAAAAAAATTACAAAAATTAATACCATTTGCAAAATCTTTATTTTCTACTTTGTTTTACAATGAAATTAAAAAAAACAAAATTTACAATAATCCAAAAAAATTAATATACTTTATAAATGCTATAGCAAATTATCAACATTATTATGATTTATTTGATAATTATTTTAAAAATAAGAAAGTTCTATCGCAAACAGTGGTTTATACATATTGGCATGATACACCTACATATGCACTACAGAGTCTAAAAAATAAGTATGGATATAAATTGGTAAGTAGAATACATGGATATGATCTTTATAAAGAACGAAGAGCTGCAAATTATATGCCATTAAAATCTCAATTTACTAAAAATATTGATAGAATATATACTATCACAGAGAGTGCTATAGAATATTTGTCTCATACATACGGTTTTGATAAAGATAATTTACGATTATCAAGACTGGGCGTAAAAAATCAAAATATTATTTCTCAACCAAATAAAAAGAACGAATTTCATATTGTTTCGTGCTCTTTTTTAAATCCTGTGAAGAGAGTAGATAAAATTATAGATGCTTTGTCTATATTGAGTAGAAAAAAGAAAAATATAAAATTTAAATGGACTCATATTGGTAATGGTCCACTTGAAAAAGAATTGAAGACTTTAGCAAGCGAAAAATTATCTTCTATTAAAAATCTACAATATGATTTTTTAGGTTATTTAGATAATCAAGATGTATATAAGTTTTATAAAGAAAATAAAATTGATGTTTTTATAAACGTAAGTGAATCAGAAGGTGTACCAGTATCTATCATGGAAGCAATGAGTTGTCATATTCCTATTATTGCTCCAGATATTGGTGGAATTAGAGATATGGTTGAAAATAAAAAAAGTGGAAGACTTTTGAGTAGTGATTGTTCTATCAATGAAATAGTTCATGCGTTAAAAGATATTAAATTTTTTAAAAATAAAGATACGAGAAGGAATTCTTATGATATATTTTTAGAGAAGTATCATGCAGATAAAAATTATAATGAGTTTATCTATGATTTGAAGTCATTAATTTATAATTGAAAATCAAAAGGGATTCTTGTTGAAAATATTGACTATATTAGGTGCAAGGCCTCAATTTGTAAAAGCAGGTACGGTTAGTCGCGAGATAAACAAATTTAATGATATTAGAGAGATTATTGTCCATACCGGACAGCATTATGATAAAAATATGAGTGAAATTTTTTTTGAAGAGATGAAAATACCAAAACCAAAATATTTTCTTGGAGTTGGAGGAAAATCTCATGGTGCTATGACTGGACAAATGATAGAAAAAATTGAAGATATAGCATTAAAAGAAAAACCAGATTGGATTTTAGTATATGGAGATACAAATTCTACATTGGCAGGTGCACTAGTTGCAAGTAAACTTCATATAAAACTAGCTCATGTTGAAGCTGGCCTTAGAAGTTTTAATATGAAAATGCCAGAAGAAGTTAATAGAGTACTTACGGATAGAATAAGTGATGTTTTATTTTGTCCCACAGATACAGCAGTTAATAATCTTAAAAATGAAAAATATGACAATTTTAATTGCAAAATAGTAAAATCTGGTGATGTGATGTACGATGCAGTTTTATATTATAAACAGTTTGCAAGGAAACCAAGAAATGTAAAAATAGAAAAAGATTTTATTTTATGCACAATTCATAGGGCCGAAAATACAGACAACTTAAATAAATTAAAAAATATTTTTGAAGCGTTAGCAGACATAGGAAAAGATATTCAGATTATTTTGCCACTTCATCCAAGAACAAAACAAAAATTAAATGATCTTTCATTATCATTTTGTAATATTAATATAATTGAACCAATAGGATATTTTGAAATGTTATGGTTATTAAAAAATTCTAAAATGGTAATGACTGATAGTGGAGGATTGCAAAAAGAAGCGTATTTTTTTAAAAAACCTTGTATAACATTAAGAGAAGAAACAGAATGGATAGAATTACTAGAAATTGGAATTAATAAATTGGTGGGAGCTAATAAAGAAAAAATTATTAAAGGGTATAAATATTTTTCTGATAAAATGTTAGATATAAAAGATAAAGATTTATATGGAAATGGAAAAGCAGCTAAAAAAATAATTATGGAACTTTTAAATTGAAAACCATATTATTTATAACTCCTTTATTTTATCCTCAAAATCAAGTGGCAGTTTTAAGAATTGGAGACTGGAGTAAATATTTAGCAAAAAATAGTTATAAAGTAATTATATTAACTTCTAAAAAATATTCTTTTATGGGACCTTTTGGATTAGAAAAAAAATTACCAAAAAATATAGAAATTATAGAAGTGGATTTTTTACCAGTATTTTTAAAAAAAAGATTTAATAAAGAAATGAATAAATCTATAAATAATAATATTGAAAATTCAAGGTTTAATAATATAAAGTTGTTTGTAAGAAAAATTAGAAATTATATAGGTAGTCTTTTTGATATATATGATTTTTGGATAAATCCTGCTCTTGAAGTGGCTATAAAAATCATTAAAAAGGAAGAAGTAGATTTTATCATTACTTCCTATTCTCCTCCTGCAGGTATCGCTATAGCTCATAAATTAAAGAAAATATATCCTTCTTTAAAATGGATAGCAGATTTTAGAGACTTATGGGCATATAATCATATTATTTATGCAAAAGGCATTTTTAGAATTTATGAGAAATATAAAGAAAAAAAATTATTATCGAATGTAGATAAAATCATTACAGTTTCTGATCCTTTAACTAATGAAATGAAAAAACATTATCCATGTAAAGCAATTTTTACCATTGAAAACGGATACGATCCTGAAGAGTTTAAGAATTGGAAAAATAATATTACTTTCCAACCTAAAATAAATAATAAATTAGTGATTTCTTATTTAGGAACTATTTATCCTAAAAAGCGTGATCCTTCAATTTTGTTTGAAGTAATTAATGAATTAATAGAAGAGAAAATAATTGATAAATCACAAATAGAAATTAATTTCTTTGGGGATAATAAAAATCAATTAGAAGATATGATAAAACTAAAAAATTATAATAAATTTGGAATTATCAATATAAAAGGTTTTGTATCAAGAGAAGAGTCTTTAAGGATTCAAAAAGATTCTGATATTCTGTTGTTTTTGGAATGGAACAATCCATCTGCAAAGGGAGTATTAACGGGAAAATTATTTGAATATTTAGTAAGTGGAAGACCTATTTTAGGTGTAGGCATTACTAATAAAAATGAAGCAGGAAAAGTTATTGAAAAAACAAGAACAGGAAAGCTATTTATAAATAAAAATTTATTAAAACGTGATTTAAAAAATATATTTTTAAATAAAAAAATTGATTTTTATAATCCAGATGTTAATGAAATTGAAAGATATTCAAGAGATAAACAAATATTAAAGCTAATTGAAATTATAGAAAGTTAAAAAGGCTTATAAGTGAAATCTTGTGTAATTATGTCTGTATATAAAAATGATAAATTAGAATATGTAAGGGAAGCACTTAATAGTTTGTACAATCAAAAATTGAAAGCTGATATTTTTATAAAAATAGATGGAGAAATTGATAAAGAATTAGAAGAATTCCTTGTTTCTGAAAAAGAAAAAGGAAAAATTAAATATTTGGATAGGAGAAAAGAAAATAGAGGCCTAGCATATTCATTAAATGAGCTTATAGAAAAAGGACTAGAGTTAAATTATAATTATTTTTTTAGAATGGATGCAGATGATATAAATAATTTGGATAGATTTAAAAAACAGATTGAATTTATGGAAAAAAATAAAAATATTGATGTATGTGGAACATATATAAAAGAAATAGGAGATGGATTGGATTATGAGAAATTAGTTAAGTATCCTTTAAATCATGATGAAATGTTTGATTTTTTTAAAAAGAGAGTACCTTTAGCGCATGTAAGTGTGTGTTTTAGAGATTCTTATTTCAAAAAAGCAGGTTTGTATCCTGAGAATGGTCATATTTCTAATGAGGATACATTAATGTGGCTCAAAGGTTTTCAATCTGGATGTCATTTTGCTAATATTCCTTATATAGGAGTTAACGTAAGAGTTAATAAAGATTTTTTTAACAGGAGAAGAGGAATAAAAAAAGTTTGGTATGATTTAAAAAATAGGATTGAAGTTGTTCGTACTCTTGAATATGGATTATTTGGATATATTTATTCTATTGGAATGTTTTTTATAAATATACTTCCTCCATCAGTAAAAAAATTAGCTTATAAAACCTTACGATAAAGGATATTTAATGTTTGTTAAAAAAAATACTATTTTTCTTATTCTAATTGTTATATTAATTGCTTATATATTTTCTTATGTTTTTCATATCTACTGGATTGGTTGGGCGAGTCACAATCCCGAATTTTTTTGGAACAATCAGTTGATGATTAATAATGTGGATGGATATTTTTTTGGAAGTGGAGCACAAAAGATTTTATACCATATGCATCTGGACAATCCAAGACTTCTTAGCGTATGGCATTATGGCACTGCGGTTGTTACAGCCTATATCGTCAAACTCTTGCCAATTTCACTCGATACCGCTATGCTCTATTTGCCTCCTGTCATCAGCTCCCTTGTGGTTATACCGATTATTTTGATCGGTAGGCTCTATGGCAATCTTTTATGGGGATTTTTGAGTGCACTCATCGCTTCGATTGGTTGGAGTTACTACAATAGAACATTGGCCGGATATTACGATACCGATATGTTTAGTGCAATGCTGCCAATGTTTATCCTCTTCTTTTTGCTCGCAGCCGTTAAATATCGCTCATTAAATTATATTCTTGCCGCCTCTTTGACCGTCATCCTCTATCCCTGGCTTTACGATCAGGGGCTTTCCATCGTTTATGCGATGGGAATCATGATGTTTTTATACCTTGTGATTTTATATCGAAACGAAAAGTTCTCTTACCAAGCTATTATTATTTTTTCCTTTGCTATGATGCCGATCTTTTGGGTGCTTAAGCTCTTTCTTGTGTTTATTCTTTGGTATATACTCAAAACATATGATACAGAGCTTAGAAAGCTCCAAATAGCTGCTGGTGTGAGTGTTTTGGCCTTTTTGCTACTAGGGAATGTTTTTGGTATCATTTTGCATAAAGTCTTCTCTTATACCTCCAAAACGGAGCAGATATCTGGACTTCATTTTCTCAACGTCAACGAAACGGTCAGAGAAGCTGGAAAGATCCCTTTTGAAGTAGTAGCCGATAGGATTGTGGGCTCCCTTTTGGGACTTGTCATCGCTGTTATCGGGTATATTTTATTGCTTATGCGCAACAAAGAATTCATCATCGCACTTCCATTGTGGGGGATCGGTTTTTTTGCATATTTTGGAGGTCTTCGTTTTACCGTCTATGCTGTTCCAATTGCTGCGATGAGTGCGGTTTACTTCTTTTTTTGGCTCTCTGAACGTTTTGAAGCTAGAAAGGTCCGCATGGCAATAGTGAGTCTGGGTACTCTCTTTGTCTTAACTCCCAACATCACTCATATCACGGGATGTTGCGAAAAGATAAGCTGGCTTGATGGCATCAAAGGATTTTATCCGCTAAAAAGTTATCCATATCTAACTCCGACTACTCTTTTAAAAAGCGAAGTGGCACTCCTCGATGAACTCAACAAAAAAAGTTCTCCTAAAGATTATGCGATCACTTGGTGGGACTATGGGTATCCGATCTGGTATTACGCAGATGTCAACACCCTCATTGATGGAGGCAAGCATAATGAAGACAACTTTTTAGTATCTAAAATTTTAAGTACATCCAATCAGCGCTTGGCAGCCAATTTAGCAAAACTTTCTATCAAAGTCTATACAGACACCAATAAAACTGTTGCACCACAACTCTTTATTAAAAATGGAAAAACTATTAATGTTGATAAATTTTTTACTAAAATTTCTTCTAAAGAGTATAAATCTCCAAAATTAAACAGAAATATTTATTTGATTTTACCTCATAGGATGTTTAATATTTTTCCAACTGTTACCTATTTTTCTCAGCGTAATCTTAATACTGGAGAAGTCTATCGCAGGGAGTTTTATTATAAAAATAGGATAATGCAAAAA
The Nitratiruptor tergarcus DSM 16512 genome window above contains:
- a CDS encoding glycosyltransferase is translated as MKSCVIMSVYKNDKLEYVREALNSLYNQKLKADIFIKIDGEIDKELEEFLVSEKEKGKIKYLDRRKENRGLAYSLNELIEKGLELNYNYFFRMDADDINNLDRFKKQIEFMEKNKNIDVCGTYIKEIGDGLDYEKLVKYPLNHDEMFDFFKKRVPLAHVSVCFRDSYFKKAGLYPENGHISNEDTLMWLKGFQSGCHFANIPYIGVNVRVNKDFFNRRRGIKKVWYDLKNRIEVVRTLEYGLFGYIYSIGMFFINILPPSVKKLAYKTLR
- a CDS encoding STT3 domain-containing protein, yielding MFVKKNTIFLILIVILIAYIFSYVFHIYWIGWASHNPEFFWNNQLMINNVDGYFFGSGAQKILYHMHLDNPRLLSVWHYGTAVVTAYIVKLLPISLDTAMLYLPPVISSLVVIPIILIGRLYGNLLWGFLSALIASIGWSYYNRTLAGYYDTDMFSAMLPMFILFFLLAAVKYRSLNYILAASLTVILYPWLYDQGLSIVYAMGIMMFLYLVILYRNEKFSYQAIIIFSFAMMPIFWVLKLFLVFILWYILKTYDTELRKLQIAAGVSVLAFLLLGNVFGIILHKVFSYTSKTEQISGLHFLNVNETVREAGKIPFEVVADRIVGSLLGLVIAVIGYILLLMRNKEFIIALPLWGIGFFAYFGGLRFTVYAVPIAAMSAVYFFFWLSERFEARKVRMAIVSLGTLFVLTPNITHITGCCEKISWLDGIKGFYPLKSYPYLTPTTLLKSEVALLDELNKKSSPKDYAITWWDYGYPIWYYADVNTLIDGGKHNEDNFLVSKILSTSNQRLAANLAKLSIKVYTDTNKTVAPQLFIKNGKTINVDKFFTKISSKEYKSPKLNRNIYLILPHRMFNIFPTVTYFSQRNLNTGEVYRREFYYKNRIMQKGNKLYIGQLIVDLQRAIVLIGNQQAPIKSVYIVGIDRSGKSHYKEQKIRNKGINLIINKSFGEAILADDMYLHSTFFQIYLFDKYDPELFEPVVVSPWMKIYRIK